The Microbacterium sp. KUDC0406 genome includes a window with the following:
- a CDS encoding NAD(P)-dependent oxidoreductase, which translates to MTTIALFGATGKTGRRVLVRALEAGFSVRALVRDPGKLEVSSDRLTVVTGDVLDPAAVEQTVAGSDAVLSLFGQVKGSSPTLQADGTRLIVDAMKAQGVRRIVTLSGGGLRAAGHDRPKTADRVIRFLLKTLSGHVLADAEQHLRVLEESGLDWTVVRVRRLTENPGKGAYRVGWVGVNASTAISRDDLADFILTQVEDRTFIRQLPFVSD; encoded by the coding sequence ATGACGACCATCGCCCTGTTCGGAGCGACCGGCAAGACCGGCCGCCGTGTCCTCGTTCGCGCACTGGAAGCCGGCTTCTCGGTGCGGGCGCTGGTCCGCGACCCCGGCAAGCTGGAGGTGTCCTCGGACCGCCTCACCGTCGTGACCGGCGATGTGCTGGACCCGGCAGCGGTGGAACAGACAGTGGCGGGGTCGGATGCGGTGCTGTCGCTCTTCGGTCAGGTGAAGGGCTCTTCGCCCACTCTGCAGGCCGACGGGACGCGGTTGATCGTCGATGCCATGAAGGCGCAGGGGGTGCGGCGCATCGTCACGCTCTCCGGCGGCGGCCTGCGCGCCGCCGGTCACGACCGACCGAAGACTGCGGACCGGGTGATCCGGTTTCTGCTGAAGACGCTGTCAGGGCATGTCCTGGCAGACGCGGAGCAGCACCTGCGCGTCCTGGAGGAGTCGGGGCTGGACTGGACCGTGGTCCGGGTCCGTCGGCTGACCGAGAACCCCGGCAAGGGTGCCTACCGAGTCGGCTGGGTGGGAGTGAACGCGAGCACCGCGATCAGCCGCGACGACCTGGCCGACTTCATCCTCACCCAGGTCGAGGATCGCACCTTCATCCGGCAGCTGCCGTTCGTGAGCGACTGA
- a CDS encoding diacylglycerol/lipid kinase family protein, translating to MSDAHAGIVWNPSKTTESELRAALEATHAGEVSWFETSEDDPGRDATQRALDAGVDLILAAGGDGTIRAVAEHLAETQAETDLGIIPLGTGNLLARNLGVPLNDLTAAFTRAFEGTAQPVDIGWAEILLPAGVQRRAFAVMAGFGIDAHMISETDDDLEDRAGWLAYVESLGRAVSASEVIDIRLGADGGPAEREKAHTLIVGNCGTLQGGITLLPDADPQDGQLDLLVLHADGIAGWIDTMRNLAWDNGLKRLLKPGGEQGQAEGSDSTTHRRLTSLTIELDEPRVFEVDGDNLGDTTRVEISIQPGAVRIR from the coding sequence GTGAGCGATGCGCATGCGGGGATCGTCTGGAATCCCTCCAAGACCACCGAGAGCGAGCTCCGGGCGGCGCTCGAGGCCACCCACGCCGGAGAGGTCAGCTGGTTCGAGACCAGCGAGGACGACCCGGGACGGGATGCCACGCAGAGGGCGCTCGACGCGGGCGTCGACCTGATCCTCGCCGCCGGCGGCGACGGGACGATCCGAGCGGTCGCCGAGCATCTCGCCGAGACGCAGGCGGAGACAGACCTGGGCATCATCCCGCTCGGCACCGGGAACCTCCTCGCCCGCAATCTCGGAGTCCCCCTGAACGACCTGACGGCGGCGTTCACCCGAGCGTTCGAGGGAACAGCCCAGCCGGTCGACATCGGCTGGGCCGAGATCTTGCTTCCCGCCGGGGTGCAGCGGCGCGCCTTCGCGGTGATGGCCGGATTCGGCATCGATGCGCACATGATCTCCGAGACGGACGACGATCTCGAAGACAGGGCCGGCTGGCTCGCCTACGTCGAATCCCTCGGCCGGGCGGTGTCGGCCAGCGAGGTCATCGACATCCGTCTCGGCGCCGACGGTGGTCCAGCGGAGCGCGAGAAGGCCCACACGCTCATCGTCGGCAACTGCGGCACGCTGCAGGGCGGCATCACTCTGCTGCCAGACGCGGATCCGCAGGACGGACAGCTCGACCTTCTCGTGCTGCACGCGGACGGCATCGCCGGATGGATCGACACCATGCGGAACCTGGCGTGGGACAACGGGCTGAAACGGCTCCTGAAGCCGGGCGGCGAGCAGGGTCAGGCCGAGGGTAGCGACAGCACCACGCATCGCCGCCTCACGTCATTGACGATCGAGCTCGATGAGCCGCGCGTGTTCGAAGTCGACGGCGACAACCTGGGGGACACCACGCGGGTCGAGATCAGCATCCAGCCCGGCGCCGTCCGCATCCGCTAG
- a CDS encoding copper resistance CopC family protein has product MTARRRTAWAVVGILLGLIAVPVGATAASAHDSLVDSDPATGSTVTTLTKVDLTFSADPIGGEGADVIQVKGPDGRYYETGCPALNGSVVSTPVQAGPEGDYEVLWRVVSSDGHPVAGTFTFTFAPDGNVAAAKGSADPQCGPKAPASADSSDAAGSSSAPTGLWIGLGIGAVVLVATAGAAVLFARRPRRTDHGE; this is encoded by the coding sequence GTGACCGCCCGCCGACGCACCGCCTGGGCCGTCGTCGGGATCCTGCTCGGACTCATCGCCGTCCCGGTCGGTGCGACGGCCGCGTCCGCGCACGACTCGCTCGTCGACTCCGACCCCGCCACGGGTTCGACTGTCACGACCCTGACGAAGGTCGATCTGACCTTCAGCGCCGACCCGATCGGTGGCGAGGGCGCCGACGTCATCCAGGTCAAGGGACCGGACGGCAGGTACTACGAGACCGGATGCCCCGCCCTGAACGGCTCCGTCGTGTCCACGCCGGTGCAGGCGGGCCCTGAGGGCGACTACGAAGTGCTCTGGCGGGTGGTGTCCTCCGACGGCCATCCCGTGGCCGGCACCTTCACCTTCACGTTCGCCCCTGACGGGAATGTTGCGGCTGCGAAGGGTTCGGCCGATCCGCAGTGCGGCCCGAAGGCGCCGGCGTCCGCCGACTCGTCCGACGCAGCCGGCTCGTCGTCAGCACCGACGGGGCTGTGGATCGGGTTGGGGATCGGCGCCGTCGTGCTCGTCGCCACGGCGGGTGCCGCTGTGCTCTTCGCGCGGAGGCCGCGCCGCACCGATCACGGCGAATGA
- a CDS encoding YcnI family copper-binding membrane protein has protein sequence MPKTTLLTRAFAGIAAGAVLALGVPFAASAHVTVNPDQAEAGGWTYATFRVPTESDTASTTKVVVHLPTDTPFTSVSYQPTPGWTGQVTEEKLPEPVEVSGNTITEAPTTITFTATGDGIAPGQFQAFVVALGPVPDTGHVVMPATQTYSDGKVVEWKATPEEMEKDDTLEPAPVLWINDAPPSSDHHATDDATVTPADAASPATGDGLPLGLSISALVLAVAGVLLGAFAVGRTRKAKR, from the coding sequence ATGCCCAAGACCACCCTGCTCACCCGCGCCTTCGCGGGCATCGCCGCCGGCGCCGTTCTCGCGCTCGGCGTTCCGTTCGCGGCATCCGCGCACGTCACCGTCAACCCCGACCAGGCCGAGGCCGGAGGGTGGACCTACGCCACCTTCCGCGTACCGACCGAATCCGACACGGCCAGCACGACCAAGGTCGTCGTGCACCTTCCCACCGACACCCCGTTCACGTCGGTCAGCTACCAGCCCACCCCGGGCTGGACCGGTCAGGTCACCGAGGAGAAGCTCCCCGAGCCGGTGGAGGTCTCGGGGAACACCATCACCGAGGCGCCGACCACCATCACCTTCACCGCCACCGGCGACGGTATCGCCCCCGGCCAGTTCCAGGCCTTCGTCGTCGCACTGGGCCCGGTGCCCGACACGGGGCACGTGGTCATGCCCGCGACGCAGACCTACAGCGACGGCAAGGTCGTGGAGTGGAAGGCGACGCCCGAGGAGATGGAGAAGGACGACACGCTCGAACCCGCGCCCGTCCTCTGGATCAACGACGCACCTCCCTCGAGCGATCATCACGCCACGGATGATGCGACGGTGACGCCGGCCGATGCCGCCTCCCCCGCCACCGGCGACGGACTGCCTCTCGGCCTGAGCATCTCCGCACTGGTGCTCGCCGTGGCCGGCGTGCTGCTGGGCGCGTTCGCGGTCGGTCGCACGCGGAAGGCGAAGCGGTGA